From Microbacterium pseudoresistens, the proteins below share one genomic window:
- a CDS encoding FAD-binding oxidoreductase: MTTTLATGALVDALGVDAVLTADSVRDAASHDTWPVATVWQKLGRHPYRPDMVVRVRSVKEIQSVVNIARESKTPLTARGLGSSVTGQPLPMRGGIVLDTSGLVGEPSLNEVDATVTVPAGVMGGDLETWLNERGYTLNHFPQSLYRSTLGGWVATRATGQFSSKYGGIENLLISYECVLADGTVAWLGQRPRAAMGPDLKQLLIGSEGTLGIVTGVTLKVFAQAEARSIDAFVLPDVQAGIDAMREIAQAELKPFLVRFYDADEARHAAPGAAADAPLLFLGSEGVGGVVEAEFAALTSIVERHGGSSIGAEPVRGWLGRRFDFSTVENLLATPGGYAETVEIANMWSRLPAMYDELKTALAPYADEVLGHFSHIYEQGSSLYMILLGHASNDEEALDRLETIWATAMEIVVAHDGEVSHHHGGGLARQAWVERSLGTGFPVLQKIKAALDPEGILNPGKLGM; encoded by the coding sequence ATGACCACCACTCTTGCGACGGGCGCGCTCGTGGATGCGCTCGGCGTCGACGCCGTCCTCACGGCCGATTCTGTACGGGACGCCGCTAGCCACGACACGTGGCCGGTTGCGACGGTGTGGCAGAAGCTCGGCCGGCACCCGTACCGCCCCGACATGGTGGTGCGAGTGAGGAGCGTCAAGGAGATCCAGTCGGTCGTGAACATCGCGAGGGAATCCAAGACTCCTCTCACCGCCCGTGGGCTCGGGTCCTCGGTCACGGGCCAGCCGCTTCCGATGCGCGGCGGCATCGTTCTGGACACGTCCGGACTGGTGGGAGAACCCAGCCTCAATGAGGTCGACGCCACAGTCACCGTCCCCGCGGGAGTAATGGGCGGCGACCTGGAAACGTGGCTGAACGAGCGCGGTTACACCCTCAACCACTTTCCCCAGTCCCTGTACCGCTCCACCCTCGGCGGCTGGGTGGCGACGCGGGCGACCGGTCAGTTCTCATCGAAGTACGGCGGCATCGAGAACCTTCTGATCTCCTACGAGTGCGTTCTCGCCGACGGCACCGTGGCGTGGCTCGGGCAGCGGCCGCGGGCGGCGATGGGACCCGACCTCAAGCAGCTGCTGATCGGCTCGGAAGGGACCCTCGGCATCGTCACCGGAGTGACGCTCAAGGTGTTCGCGCAAGCCGAAGCGCGCTCCATCGACGCATTCGTGCTCCCGGATGTCCAGGCGGGCATCGACGCGATGCGCGAGATCGCACAGGCTGAGCTCAAGCCTTTCCTCGTGCGTTTCTATGATGCGGATGAGGCTCGCCACGCTGCCCCGGGGGCGGCGGCTGATGCTCCACTGCTGTTCCTCGGTTCTGAAGGGGTGGGTGGCGTGGTCGAAGCGGAGTTCGCCGCTCTCACCTCTATCGTCGAGCGTCACGGCGGATCGTCTATCGGCGCGGAGCCTGTGCGTGGGTGGCTCGGCAGACGCTTTGACTTCTCCACCGTCGAGAACCTGCTCGCTACGCCGGGCGGATACGCGGAAACAGTGGAGATCGCCAACATGTGGAGCCGACTGCCGGCGATGTACGACGAGCTCAAGACAGCGCTCGCTCCGTACGCCGACGAGGTCCTTGGTCACTTCTCGCACATCTACGAACAGGGATCGTCCCTGTACATGATCCTCCTCGGGCACGCCTCCAACGACGAAGAAGCACTTGATCGACTCGAGACCATCTGGGCAACCGCGATGGAGATCGTCGTCGCCCATGACGGCGAGGTCTCCCACCACCATGGCGGTGGCCTGGCCCGCCAGGCGTGGGTGGAACGCTCCCTCGGAACCGGCTTCCCGGTCCTGCAGAAGATCAAGGCGGCGCTCGACCCCGAAGGAATCCTCAACCCTGGCAAGCTCGGCATGTGA